In Pseudomonas sp. P5_109, the genomic window TGTTCGTCAGCCCCCCAAAACATATAGGCGATGGCGGGCAACAGGCAGGGCAAGGTGAATGACAGAAAGGCCGGCAAGCTGACCGCATAGGCCACGCTGGCCGAAAGCGCGGCGGCACCGATGAGGCCGAAGACCCAGGCTTGCTGAATGAAGTTATCGGCGGGAACCAGGGCGATGCCGGCACCGGCCAGGGTCAGGCCGGTGAGGCCGGAGCCCAGCCAAAACATCCGTTGCCAAATGGGGTGGGCCTGACGATTGGGGATGGCCGAATCGAAGGCTGCGACCTGAATCACCCGCAATGCCACCAAAGACAACAACCACACCAGCCAGACACTGACCAGGAAATAGCGCTGCGGGCTCCAGAGCAAACCGGCACAGACCAGGCCATTGATCAGCATGAACAACGTGGGCAGCAGCGAGCCCTGATACAACAGGCGCGTGCGTTCGACCGCCATTTCCATGGCGTACTGTTTACGGATCACCCGTGGCTCCACAGTGGGGCCCGACAGGTCGAAGCTGAGGGTCATAGGCGATGTTCTTGTTCTTATAATGGTGAGCTTGTGCCCGAAACTGCTCGGAGCATACACAAGCAATTGCCCGGACCAAACTGCTGCTGATCAATAAATCGCCAAATTTTTCAGCCGCCGACGCCACTGAAAATGCTCAAGGCACGCCCCGCCAGCGCCTGCAGCCGATGACTGACCGGTCGTCCTTCGCATAACTTTCATCGGTTAAAGCGAAGCGGGGTTTGCCCGGTGTGTCGCGGCCCCCTAGAATGCCCCGATGCGCGATGATCTCTCCCTTCTGCTGAACTCCCTCAACGATGCCCAACGCCAGGCCGTAGCTGCCTCCGTGGGTCGTCAGTTGGTCCTGGCCGGTGCTGGTTCCGGTAAAACCCGAGTGCTGGTGCACCGTATCGCCTGGTTGATCCAGGTCGAAAACGCCTCGCCCCACTCCATACTGTCGGTGACTTTCACCAACAAGGCTGCTGCCGAGATGCGCCAGCGCATCGAGCAGTTGATGGGTATCAACCCGGCCGGCATGTGGGTCGGCACCTTCCACGGCCTGGCGCACCGCTTGTTGCGGGCGCACTGGCAGGAAGCGGGCTTGAGCCAGACGTTCCAGATTCTCGACAGCGATGACCAGCAACGGCTGGTCAAGCGGGTGATCCGCGAACTCGGCCTGGACGAACAGCGTTGGCCGGCCCGTCAGGCACAATGGTTCATCAATGGCCAGAAAGACGAAGGTCTGCGCCCGCAGCACATTCAAGCCAGCGGTGACCTGTTCCTGGCGACCATGCGCGGCATCTATGAAGCCTACGAGGCTGCCTGCCTGCGTGCGGGCGTCATCGACTTCTCCGAATTGCTGCTACGCGCCCTCGATTTGTGGCGCGATCACCCAGGCCTGCTGGCTCATTACCAAAAACGCTTCCGGCACATTCTGGTGGACGAGTTCCAGGACACCAACGCCGTGCAGTACGCCTGGTTGCGCCTGCTGGCCAAGGGCGGTGACAGCCTGATGGTCGTAGGCGACGATGACCAGTCGATCTACGGCTGGCGTGGCGCGAAAATCGAAAACATCTACCAGTATTCCGAAGACTTCCCGGACGCCGTAACCATCCGCCTGGAGCAGAACTATCGCTCCACCGCCGGCATCCTGAAGGCCGCCAACGCCTTGATCGCCAACAACACCGGACGCCTGGGCAAAGAGCTGTGGACAGACGGCGGCGAAGGCGAAGCGATCAATCTGTACGCCGCGTTCAACGAACACGACGAAGCACGCTACGTTGTCGAAACCATCGAAAGTGCGCTGAAAACCGGCTTGTCTCGCAGCGATATCGCGATTCTGTACCGCTCCAACGCCCAATCGCGGGTTCTTGAAGAAGCCTTGCTACGCGAGCGCATTCCATACCGCATCTATGGCGGCCAGCGCTTCTTCGAACGCGCCGAAATCAAGAACGCCATGGCCTACCTGCGCTTGCTCGAAGGCCGCGGTAACGATGCCGCGCTGGAACGGGTGATCAACGTGCCGGCCCGTGGCATTGGCGAGAAAACCGTCGAAGCGATCCGCGACCATGCACGCCACAGCGATGTGTCGATGTGGGAGGCGATGCGCCAACTGGTGGCCAACAAAGGCCTGACCGGGCGTGCGGCCGGTGCCCTTGGCGCGTTTATCGAGCTGATCGAGAATCTCGCCGCCAAGTGCATGGAAATGCCCCTGCACCTGATGACCCAGACCGTCATCGAGCAGTCGGGGCTGATCGCCTATCACGAAGCGGAAAAAGGCGAGAAAGGCCAGGCCCGGGTAGAAAACCTTGAGGAACTGGTCAGCGCCGCGCGCAACTTCGAAAACACCGAAGAAGACGAAGAACTGACGCCACTGGCAGCGTTCCTCGGTCACGCATCGCTGGAGGCCGGCGACACCCAGGCCGACGAGCACGAAGACAGCATCCAGCTGATGACCCTGCACAGCGCCAAGGGCCTGGAGTTCCCCTACGTGTTCCTGGTGGGCATGGAAGAAGGCCTGTTCCCGCACAAGATGAGCCTGGAAGAACCCGGCCGCCTTGAGGAAGAACGTCGCCTGGCCTACGTCGGCATCACCCGGGCCATGCAGAACCTGGTGATGACCTATGCTGAAACCCGACGCCTTTATGGCAGCGAGACCTACAACAAGGTGTCGCGTTTCGTACGCGAAGTTCCGAAAGGCCTGATTCAGGAGGTGCGGCTGTCCAACAGCGTCAGCCGTCCGTTCGGTGGCAACCAGTCGATGAGCGGCAGCAACCTGTTCAGCGGCAGCGAGATTCCGGAAACCGGCTTCAGCTTGGGCCAGACTGTGCGCCACTCGATCTTCGGTGACGGAGTGATCCTCAACTTCGAAGGCGCCGGGGCCCAGGCCCGGGTGCAGGTGAACTTCAGCGAAGGCAGCAAGTGGCTGATGCTGGGGTATGCCAAGCTGGAAGCGATCTGATCACCCGATACAGGACCTTTATGGGACCGGGCTTGCTCGCGAAAAACGATAACGCGGTATGACTGGATGACCGCGGTGCGCCCATTCGCGAGCAAGCCCGCTCCCACAGGGTTGCGTGTGGACTTACAGACATTGATCTGAACAAGGTGCAAAAAGCATGGGCTCAGGTTTCTTTTCTTCCTGGACATTCTGGGCCCTGTTATCGGCGGCATTCGCCGCAATGACCGCCATTTTCGCGAAAGTCGGCATCGAAAACGTCAATTCCGACTTCGCCACCCTGCTACGCACGATAGTGGTATTGGTCAGCCTGGCCTTGATTTTGTACGCCACGGGCCAATATCAGTCATTGGGATCGATCTCTGCAAAGAGCTACCTGTTCCTGCTGTTGTCTGGCCTGGCCACCGGTGCATCGTGGATCTGCTATTTCCGCGCCCTCAAGGTCGGTCCGGCGTCACTGGTTGCCCCAGTGGACAAACTCAGCGTGGTGCTGGTGGCTGTTCTTGGCGTTGTCCTGCTGGGTGAAAAACTCGACCTGCGCCAATGGGGCGGAATCGGCCTGATCACGGCCGGGGTGGTCATGCTGGCGCTACGACGCTAGGCGACCGCCCTACAAACCCTGTCCACTCATCTGACAGATAAAAGTCAAAAGGCCTTCTTGCACTGACTGAAGCTGAACACGACCTGTCAGGCAAAAGCCCGAAACACTCTGCCGCTAGCCAGTAACACTTCAGCTGTGCAACATGGCGCGCGTGCCTTCCACAAATGGGAATTCCCTTTATGAAACGTTTTCTTAGCATCGCCATGGCGTTGTGCATCGGCCTGACGATGAGTCTCGACGTCAATGCCGCCAAGCGCTTCGGTGGTGGCAAAAGCGCAGGCGCTGCGCCGACGCACCAGACCAGCCAGATGGCTCCTTCTTCTCCAGGCATGGGCGGCGCCGCGGCGACCGCTGGTGCTGCCGGTGCCGCTGGCGCCGCCGCCAAGGCCGGTGGTGCTTCGCGCTGGCTCGGCCCTCTGGCCGGTATCGCCGCCGGTGGCCTGCTGGCCTCCATGTTCATGGGTGACGGCTTCCAGGGCATGCAGATCTTCGACATCCTGATCATGGCGGTCATTGCGTTCCTGGTCTTCCGCTTTATCGCCGCCCGTCGTCGCAAGCAGCAGGAGCATTACGCTCCAGCCGGCCACGCGCCGATGCAACGTGAGGCGTTCGAACAAAAGCCTGCCGGCGGTTCGATCTTCGGTGGTTCGGCAGCGCCTGTTGCCGCTCGTCCAGTGATCAACGCTCCAGCCTGGTTCAACGAAAGAAACTTCGTCGAAGCGGCGCGCAATCACTTCCAGTCCCTGCAACAGCACTGGGACGCCAATGAAATGGACAAGATCGCCGAGTTCGTGACTCCGCAAATGCTGGAGTTCCTCAAGCGTGAGCGTGCCGACCTGGGTGACGGCTTCCAGTCCACCTACATTGATAACCTCAATGTACAACTGGATGGCGTGGACGATCGCGCCGACAAGACCATTGCCACCCTGACCTTCACTGGCCTGTCGAAAACCTCGCGTTTCGACCAGGGCGAAGTCTTCAGTGAAAGCTGGAACATGGAACGTGCACAGGGCGAAAACCAGCCTTGGCTGGTGGCAGGTATCCGCCAGAACGGCTGATTACCCTCCACGTTTCACTTGCTGCAATAAAAACCCCGGCTCAGGCCGGGGTTTTCTATTTCGCGGTTGCATCTATAGCGAGCTACTGTATAAACCGCCCCATATAAACCGCGCCATACAAGCAAGAGGATCCCGGACGTGGAAGAAATCATCGAACAATTGCGTGAAGCCAACGAACCGGTACCGGTCCCCTTGGAATTGCCTGACGAAGACCAGCTGGTGGAAATCGAAGAACAACTGTTCATCGACATTCCGTTTGTCTTCAGAGAGTTTCTGCTGACCGTCAGCGACGTGGTCTACGGCAGCCTGGAACCGGTCACCGTGACCGACCCGCAATCCCACACCTACCTGCCCGACGTTGCCGCCAACGCCTGGGACGCCGGTGTCGATCGCAGCATGATTCCGATTTGCCAGGACGGTGACGACTACTATCTGGTCGAAGAAGACGGCACCGTGGTGCTTTGGCAGGCCGAAGAAGAGCTGATCGCCGAAGAAACCTGGGAATCGGTGTGGCACTGGGCACGGGACGTCTGGCTGGAAAGCTGATCCAGCCAGTGCCGCAAGGGTGGTCAATGCCCGGACGACTCCTTGTGGTTATCGAGGGTTTCCAGCAACGCCACCTGCATCCGCGTGTGCACACGAATGAACCAGCGCCACAACAGCGCCGCCACGGCGGCCGCGACCACGGCGATCAGTACCAGCAACTTGTTGGTCGGCAGAATACTGGCCGACAAGGCTGCCAACAGCAAAAAGATCACCAGCAACGACAGGATCGGGATCACTTCGGCGATGACCCTACGCACTCGCTGCGTGTGACGCCCGGCCATCTCCGGCTTAACGCCCATCTCCGCCAGTAACATCGACAGTGCCTTGAGCTTGCGGTACGCCGCAATCAAAAAAGGCAGCGACAACAACAGGGCCCCACCCCAGATCAATGCCTTCTGCCAGCTTGGGTCGCTGATCCAGCCTTGCAAGTAAGCCGACATGCGCTCGGCGAAGAACGCCCCCGAGAAAAAGATCGCGATCACCAGCGCCAGATTGACCCCAACCTGCAGCAAAATTCTTCTGATCATCGACGCCAGCAAGGCCCCCTCGCCCTGTGGCTGAATGCTGCGCAACCATTCGCCGTACATCCCCAGCACTCGCCCCAGACGTTCGGGCATGATCTCGCCAAGCTTGATCGACAGAGGATCCGCTGCGCGAATCAGATAGGGCGTCAGTAACGTGGTAATCACCGATACCGCCACGGCAACCGGGTAGAGAAAATTACTGGTGACCTGCAACGTCATGCCCAGCGCCGCGATGATGAAAGAAAATTCGCCAATCTGTGAAAGCCCCATCCCGACCCGCAGTGAGGTGCGTCCGTCGTTGCCGGCGATAAACGCACCGAGGCCACAGGACAGCATCTTGCCGAGCACCACGGCTACGGTGATTACGGCGATTGGCCACGCGTACTGAAGCAGGATCGCCGGATCGAGCATGAGCCCGATGGCCACAAAGAAAATCGCACTGAAGAGATCACGAACCGGCTCAATCAAACGCTCGATTTTCAGCAGTTGCCGGGACTCAGCCATGATCGCGCCGATCAGGAACGCCCCCAGGACCATGCTGTACTCAAGCTTGACCACCAGCAGGCAGAAGCCAAAACACAGGCCCAGCACGGTAATCAGCAGCATTTCGTTGCTTTCGAACCTGGCGACGTAGGCCAGCAGGCGCGGCACCATCAGGATGCCAATGACCAACGCAACGATCATGAACAGCGACAGTTTGCCGACCGTGGAAAACACTTCGCCGGAGCTGACCGTACCGCTGACGGCGATGCTGGACAGTAACGCGATAATGCCGATGCCCAGGATATCTTCGACGATCAGCACACCGAATATCAGCTGTGCAAATCGCTCGTTCTTCAACTTCAGATCATTGAGTGCCTTGACGATGATGGTGGTCGAGGAAATCGCCAGGATCGCGCCGAGGAATAGCGAGTCCATGGTGTTCCAGTCGAACCAGCGACCGATTTCGTAGCCGATCCAGATCATCAGCACGATTTCCAGGAACGCCGCGATGAATGCCGTGGCCCCCACCTTGAACAACTTGCGCAGGCTGAACTCCAGGCCGAGGCAGAACATCAGGAAAATCACCCCGAGTTCGGCCAGGGTCTTGATGGTCTCTTCGTCATGGATCAGGCCGAATGGCGGAGTGTGCGGGCCAATGATGAAACCGGCGACGATGTAGCCCAGCACCACCGGTTGTTTCAGGCGATGGAATACCACGGTTACCACGCCTGCGATCAACATGATCACTGCCAGATCCTGAATGAAACTGATGGCATGCATGGCGTGAGACTCCCTGGATGACATGGCTCGATCCGCGGACGTAGGAAAAGTCTGATCGAGCAGAACAAGAATCGGAATTGCGCGTAGGAAATGCCCTTGTGGCAGGGCTTTTTGCAGGGTAACACCGCGACTTCTGGCAGAAAGGCGGTGCAATATATGGAAACAGATCGATCCGGCGTGACGGCGACCCTGCACCCGGCGTCCCGATAACTGTTGGTTTGAAAAAACCGCCGAGGCACCCGCAGAGGTGCATCCCTCAAACCTGGCCTTGACCCGTGAGAATGCTATGGAACCCGGAAACGCCCAGCTGTCGATGACGGTATTGATGACCCCTGACATGGCCAACTTCTCTGGCAATGTTCACGGCGGCACCCTGCTCAAATACCTCGACGAAGTGGCCTACGCATGCGCGAGCCGTTATGCCGGTCGCTATGTGGTGACCCTGTCGGTGGACCAGGTCATTTTCCGCGAGCCGATCCATGTCGGCGAACTGGTGACCTTTCTCGCCTCGGTGAACTACACCGGCAACACCTCCATGGAGGTTGGCATCAAAGTGGTGACCGAGAACATCCGCGAACGCTCGGTGCGTCACACCAACAGTTGCTTCTTCACCATGGTCGCGGTGGATGACCAGCGCAAACCTGCCCAGGTACCGCCGCTGCAACCGGACAACAGCGAGAGCAAGCGCCGCTTCATCCAGGCTCAACAGCGTCGGCAGATTCGTCAGGAACTGGAAAAGCGTTATCAGGAGATCAAGGGCGACGCCTGAGTTATTCAGGCAGGCTGATGGTGTTCTCTAGATAGCTTTCGCGAGCAAGCCCGCTCCCACACTGGATCTGTGCAACACCAAAGATCAAATGTGGGAGCGGGCTTGCTCGCGAATGGGTCCAACGCTCAATCAGAGGCTGATCGGGGTCGCTTCGAACCGCACCCGCGGATGGGCAATCCGGTCCTGAGCCCGAACCAGTTCCAACTCGTAGCTGGCACACGCCTGGGTTTCCAGCAGCACTTCATGCACCGCCGACGCCGTGAACTCGAACGCGGCCACCAGGCTATCGCCTAACAAAACGCGCGCCAGGAACAGCCCCGACGTCAGATCGCCCACACCCACCGGCTGACGCGGGAACGCCAGCAACGGGCGCTGCAAATGCCAGCTGCCTTCGGCCGTCACCAGCAGCATCTCGAAAACCTCTGCCGATTTGCCTGGGTAGTCCAGATGCTTGACCAGCACTGCTTTCGGGCCGCGCACCAGCAATGCACGCGCCATTGCCAGGCAATCGAACAGCGATTGCGGCTTGCGCCCGGAAAAACTGTCTAGTTCCAGCTGGTTCGGGCACATGAAGTCCGCCACGGCGGCGGCCTCTTCCAACAGGAAATCACTGACCTCCGCCGGAACACTGCAGCCCTTCTCCGGATGTCCCATGACCGGATCACACAGGTACAGCGCCTTGGGATTCATCGACTTGATCCGCGCCACACCCGTCAAAATCGCTCGGCCCTGGGCCGCGCTGCCGAGGTAACCGGAGAGCACCGCATCGCAGTTGCCCAGCTCGCCAATCGCCGCGATACCTTCGACCAGGTCGGGAATCTGCTGCGGCGCCAGCACTTCACCGGCCCACTGGCCGTACTGGGTGTGATTGGAGAACTGCACGGTGTTGAGCGGCCAGACATTCACCCCGACCCGTTGCATCGGGAAAACCGCGGCACTGTTGCCGGCGTGACCGAATACCACGTGGGACTGGATAGCGAGCAAATGCGGTGTACGTTTCATGCGGTGGATTTCCGTAAAACGATTGAAATTCTAGCCGCGCAGTATGCGACTAAACGCAGCCTGTACGACAGACCAGCGACGCAGTTAAGCTGACACTATCTTGTTGGAGCACCCTGTTGATGCTGACCCTTGGAAATATATTCGTGCTGATGCTGTTCGCCACTGCTGGCGCATGGTTATGGCACAACCACGGCTTGCGCGAGCGCGCGCTGGAGCGGGTCAAGCAGCATTGCGGCAAGCTCGGGATCGAGTTGCTGGATGGCAACGTGGCCTTGAAAAGAATCGCCTTCATCAAAGATGCCAGTGGTCGCCGACGCCTGGCCCGCGTGTACAACTTCGAATTCACCGTGACCGGTGAAACCCGCCACAACGGCACCATCACTCAGTTCGGCGCCCACAGCGCACAGATTGAACTTGCGCCCTACCCGGTCCCGTTCGATGAAACCGAACCAGTGGTCGATATGGTGAAGCCACGCGCGGAAGTGATCGAGCTGAGCCAGTGGCGTCAGGACCATACCAAGTGGCGGCCTTGAGCCGTTAACCCGATCCGGATCGGCACGCTGCCAGCCCACTGCGCAGTCTTTCTGCATCCTGCGCCTCACTGAAAATCAGCTCGATACGTGAATCCTGCCGCCATTCACTGGGCTTCCAGTCCAGCGCCGAGTTATCCACCGCGTTCACCGAGACCCAGCCGTGGGCGCTGTGGATAACCAGCTTCGCCCGCCTCCAGGCAAGGCTTTCAAGCCAGCGGCCAACCAGAGCAGCATCAAACACCTGGCTTGGGTGCCAACGCCATCCGATGCTCCAGCCTCCGTCCTGTTCCTGACTCAAGCAAATGGGCAGCGCGGGATCGCTCCAGACTGCCGGCAGCTGCGCCAATCCCTTGGGCAAAACGAAGTTATCCACACCTGCCCGCGCTTTGGCATTCAGCCCCGGCAACTCGCTCAAGGGTAAAGCCGCCTGCTGCGTCCAGCACAGGGGGAGCGGCGGCAATTGCCCGGCGATTCGCTGGCGGCCTTCTTCTTCAAGACCTTCAGATTTGTTCAGCAGTAACAATCCCGCATGGCTCAGCGCTTGCTGCTGCGCCTGCGGCAACGGTTTTCCAGCGGCAAGCGACTGGGCGTCCAACACCAGCACGCATGGCTGCACAGCCAAGACGCCTTGCCACGGCGCTTCGCTCAATTGCCTGAGCAGCTGCGCAGGATGGCCCAGCCCCGAGGGTTCGATAAATAACCGATCCGGACGCGCCTTGCGCAATAAACGCCCAAGACCAATCTGAAACGGCGCACCGTTGACGCAACACAGGCAGCCCCCGGCCACTTCCCCCAGTGCGATACCATCGGCGTCCCGGGTCAGTAGCGCAGCATCGAGACCGATCTGGCCAAACTCGTTGATCAACACTGCCCACCGCTCACCGGCCGGGCGCTGGGCCAGCAGGTGCTTGATCAGGCTGGTCTTGCCTGCACCCAACGGGCCGGCAATGACATGAGTGGGGATATTCTGCAGCATG contains:
- the pdxY gene encoding pyridoxal kinase PdxY, which encodes MKRTPHLLAIQSHVVFGHAGNSAAVFPMQRVGVNVWPLNTVQFSNHTQYGQWAGEVLAPQQIPDLVEGIAAIGELGNCDAVLSGYLGSAAQGRAILTGVARIKSMNPKALYLCDPVMGHPEKGCSVPAEVSDFLLEEAAAVADFMCPNQLELDSFSGRKPQSLFDCLAMARALLVRGPKAVLVKHLDYPGKSAEVFEMLLVTAEGSWHLQRPLLAFPRQPVGVGDLTSGLFLARVLLGDSLVAAFEFTASAVHEVLLETQACASYELELVRAQDRIAHPRVRFEATPISL
- a CDS encoding DUF3301 domain-containing protein, with translation MLTLGNIFVLMLFATAGAWLWHNHGLRERALERVKQHCGKLGIELLDGNVALKRIAFIKDASGRRRLARVYNFEFTVTGETRHNGTITQFGAHSAQIELAPYPVPFDETEPVVDMVKPRAEVIELSQWRQDHTKWRP
- a CDS encoding cation:proton antiporter, with amino-acid sequence MHAISFIQDLAVIMLIAGVVTVVFHRLKQPVVLGYIVAGFIIGPHTPPFGLIHDEETIKTLAELGVIFLMFCLGLEFSLRKLFKVGATAFIAAFLEIVLMIWIGYEIGRWFDWNTMDSLFLGAILAISSTTIIVKALNDLKLKNERFAQLIFGVLIVEDILGIGIIALLSSIAVSGTVSSGEVFSTVGKLSLFMIVALVIGILMVPRLLAYVARFESNEMLLITVLGLCFGFCLLVVKLEYSMVLGAFLIGAIMAESRQLLKIERLIEPVRDLFSAIFFVAIGLMLDPAILLQYAWPIAVITVAVVLGKMLSCGLGAFIAGNDGRTSLRVGMGLSQIGEFSFIIAALGMTLQVTSNFLYPVAVAVSVITTLLTPYLIRAADPLSIKLGEIMPERLGRVLGMYGEWLRSIQPQGEGALLASMIRRILLQVGVNLALVIAIFFSGAFFAERMSAYLQGWISDPSWQKALIWGGALLLSLPFLIAAYRKLKALSMLLAEMGVKPEMAGRHTQRVRRVIAEVIPILSLLVIFLLLAALSASILPTNKLLVLIAVVAAAVAALLWRWFIRVHTRMQVALLETLDNHKESSGH
- a CDS encoding CobW family GTP-binding protein translates to MLQNIPTHVIAGPLGAGKTSLIKHLLAQRPAGERWAVLINEFGQIGLDAALLTRDADGIALGEVAGGCLCCVNGAPFQIGLGRLLRKARPDRLFIEPSGLGHPAQLLRQLSEAPWQGVLAVQPCVLVLDAQSLAAGKPLPQAQQQALSHAGLLLLNKSEGLEEEGRQRIAGQLPPLPLCWTQQAALPLSELPGLNAKARAGVDNFVLPKGLAQLPAVWSDPALPICLSQEQDGGWSIGWRWHPSQVFDAALVGRWLESLAWRRAKLVIHSAHGWVSVNAVDNSALDWKPSEWRQDSRIELIFSEAQDAERLRSGLAACRSGSG
- a CDS encoding acyl-CoA thioesterase is translated as MEPGNAQLSMTVLMTPDMANFSGNVHGGTLLKYLDEVAYACASRYAGRYVVTLSVDQVIFREPIHVGELVTFLASVNYTGNTSMEVGIKVVTENIRERSVRHTNSCFFTMVAVDDQRKPAQVPPLQPDNSESKRRFIQAQQRRQIRQELEKRYQEIKGDA
- the uvrD gene encoding DNA helicase II; its protein translation is MRDDLSLLLNSLNDAQRQAVAASVGRQLVLAGAGSGKTRVLVHRIAWLIQVENASPHSILSVTFTNKAAAEMRQRIEQLMGINPAGMWVGTFHGLAHRLLRAHWQEAGLSQTFQILDSDDQQRLVKRVIRELGLDEQRWPARQAQWFINGQKDEGLRPQHIQASGDLFLATMRGIYEAYEAACLRAGVIDFSELLLRALDLWRDHPGLLAHYQKRFRHILVDEFQDTNAVQYAWLRLLAKGGDSLMVVGDDDQSIYGWRGAKIENIYQYSEDFPDAVTIRLEQNYRSTAGILKAANALIANNTGRLGKELWTDGGEGEAINLYAAFNEHDEARYVVETIESALKTGLSRSDIAILYRSNAQSRVLEEALLRERIPYRIYGGQRFFERAEIKNAMAYLRLLEGRGNDAALERVINVPARGIGEKTVEAIRDHARHSDVSMWEAMRQLVANKGLTGRAAGALGAFIELIENLAAKCMEMPLHLMTQTVIEQSGLIAYHEAEKGEKGQARVENLEELVSAARNFENTEEDEELTPLAAFLGHASLEAGDTQADEHEDSIQLMTLHSAKGLEFPYVFLVGMEEGLFPHKMSLEEPGRLEEERRLAYVGITRAMQNLVMTYAETRRLYGSETYNKVSRFVREVPKGLIQEVRLSNSVSRPFGGNQSMSGSNLFSGSEIPETGFSLGQTVRHSIFGDGVILNFEGAGAQARVQVNFSEGSKWLMLGYAKLEAI
- a CDS encoding EamA family transporter, translating into MGSGFFSSWTFWALLSAAFAAMTAIFAKVGIENVNSDFATLLRTIVVLVSLALILYATGQYQSLGSISAKSYLFLLLSGLATGASWICYFRALKVGPASLVAPVDKLSVVLVAVLGVVLLGEKLDLRQWGGIGLITAGVVMLALRR
- a CDS encoding Tim44 domain-containing protein, with the translated sequence MKRFLSIAMALCIGLTMSLDVNAAKRFGGGKSAGAAPTHQTSQMAPSSPGMGGAAATAGAAGAAGAAAKAGGASRWLGPLAGIAAGGLLASMFMGDGFQGMQIFDILIMAVIAFLVFRFIAARRRKQQEHYAPAGHAPMQREAFEQKPAGGSIFGGSAAPVAARPVINAPAWFNERNFVEAARNHFQSLQQHWDANEMDKIAEFVTPQMLEFLKRERADLGDGFQSTYIDNLNVQLDGVDDRADKTIATLTFTGLSKTSRFDQGEVFSESWNMERAQGENQPWLVAGIRQNG
- a CDS encoding SMI1/KNR4 family protein, with product MEEIIEQLREANEPVPVPLELPDEDQLVEIEEQLFIDIPFVFREFLLTVSDVVYGSLEPVTVTDPQSHTYLPDVAANAWDAGVDRSMIPICQDGDDYYLVEEDGTVVLWQAEEELIAEETWESVWHWARDVWLES